The proteins below are encoded in one region of Thermococcus peptonophilus:
- a CDS encoding TldD/PmbA family protein: MENLIRFGEKFFDELEIAVYCSREVSANVELNEISMASTRSGALTIIRGIKDKRLGLAIVDSDEQEKVKEAIEQAAKMAKLNSPDETWVSLPEPGKYREKPKPNYELKEASPDILVEKLVRGIKLAREKDKNAVVAGGASGVSWEERHVLNSHGLDVFQEGGAAYMYLELVGRKGSVVTPGIFDFDARRDLDLDVEGVVERAVQKVGWAYNVVTSKNEEVPLVFGPWAIAGLFSYALLPAFSGERLVKETTPLAGKVGEKIASEVITLYDDPLHPLSLEPLIADGEGVPTRKNVLIENGTFKGFVWDNYWAKVYGTESTGNGKRDLRSGGINIGFHSVVIENGKRSLEDIVGEIDRGYLVDGLQGAHSSNPDNGNFAVTANPAFLIEDGEVKGSAVFLIAGNVYELLQQASEVSREQTVMPFMNTMITPHIKFENVKIAGK, from the coding sequence ATGGAGAACCTCATACGCTTCGGCGAGAAGTTTTTTGACGAGCTTGAGATAGCCGTTTACTGCTCAAGAGAAGTCTCAGCCAACGTGGAGCTCAACGAGATTTCTATGGCCTCAACGAGGAGCGGGGCTTTAACTATAATCCGCGGAATAAAGGACAAGCGCCTCGGGCTAGCTATTGTGGACAGCGATGAGCAGGAGAAGGTGAAGGAAGCCATAGAACAGGCCGCCAAGATGGCAAAGCTAAACTCACCCGACGAGACGTGGGTCTCTCTGCCCGAGCCTGGGAAGTACCGGGAAAAGCCAAAGCCGAACTACGAGCTGAAGGAGGCTTCTCCCGATATTCTGGTCGAGAAGCTTGTCAGGGGGATAAAGCTCGCCCGTGAGAAAGACAAGAACGCTGTAGTGGCTGGAGGAGCCAGCGGGGTTTCATGGGAAGAGAGGCATGTCCTCAACTCACACGGTCTCGACGTCTTCCAGGAAGGTGGAGCGGCGTACATGTACCTTGAGCTTGTTGGAAGGAAGGGAAGCGTCGTCACACCGGGAATCTTCGACTTCGATGCACGCAGAGACCTCGACCTCGACGTTGAGGGGGTCGTTGAAAGAGCCGTCCAGAAGGTTGGGTGGGCTTACAACGTCGTTACCAGTAAGAACGAAGAAGTGCCTCTGGTCTTCGGTCCGTGGGCAATAGCGGGGCTCTTCAGCTACGCCCTCCTTCCAGCCTTCAGCGGTGAGCGCTTGGTCAAGGAGACCACGCCGCTCGCAGGGAAGGTTGGGGAGAAGATAGCGAGTGAAGTAATTACCCTCTACGACGACCCGCTCCACCCGCTTTCTCTCGAGCCCCTCATAGCCGATGGAGAGGGCGTCCCCACGAGGAAGAACGTCCTCATTGAAAACGGAACTTTCAAGGGCTTCGTCTGGGACAACTACTGGGCAAAGGTCTACGGGACAGAGAGCACTGGAAACGGAAAGCGCGACCTCAGGAGTGGTGGGATAAACATAGGCTTCCACAGCGTCGTCATCGAGAACGGAAAGCGCTCCCTTGAGGACATCGTAGGGGAGATCGACAGGGGCTACCTCGTGGACGGCCTGCAGGGTGCGCACTCGAGCAACCCGGACAACGGAAACTTCGCAGTAACCGCCAATCCAGCGTTCCTCATCGAGGATGGGGAGGTAAAGGGTTCAGCGGTCTTCCTCATAGCTGGCAATGTCTACGAGCTTCTCCAGCAGGCGAGCGAGGTCTCGAGGGAGCAGACCGTAATGCCCTTCATGAACACTATGATAACGCCGCACATAAAGTTCGAGAACGTGAAGATCGCTGGAAAATGA
- a CDS encoding cupin domain-containing protein, protein MKAEIKSLIDRGTYRKLPLFEGELPDGSYAQIVEVKPRQTVKKHYHERQYELFYIISGEARLGIGEKEYTARPGDIFLVKPKTVHWVVNERDEPFRLLVVKLNYYGDDSVWLNE, encoded by the coding sequence ATGAAAGCCGAAATCAAAAGCCTCATCGACCGAGGTACTTACCGAAAGCTCCCACTCTTCGAGGGCGAACTGCCCGATGGGAGCTACGCGCAGATAGTTGAGGTCAAGCCAAGGCAGACCGTCAAGAAGCACTATCACGAGCGCCAATATGAGCTGTTCTACATTATCAGCGGCGAAGCGAGGCTGGGGATCGGTGAGAAGGAATATACAGCGAGACCCGGAGACATCTTCCTCGTCAAGCCGAAGACCGTTCACTGGGTGGTCAACGAGAGGGACGAGCCGTTCAGGCTGCTTGTTGTCAAGCTGAACTACTACGGGGATGACTCCGTATGGCTTAATGAATGA
- a CDS encoding TldD/PmbA family protein has protein sequence MEALEKALRWAEENLKAEYIELRYEDLRKTTLGLKDGVFTSFTGKLHRGVAIRVLADGAWGFASTSDLTNLEKKIEEAYKLAKAAAQTKREKIELAEIKPVEDFVKSKMRIKPREVDIEEKVNHLRELEKILKEDEAVKSVQIRYEDGGGKKLLLTNEGTRIEWDYNYLYQGTYVTGKADGKLAMARDSIGAVDYGWELMTEKEPNERVAERLKRKMWSQLKGIAPKRGEWPIVAGPIVVGIIAHEALGHLAEADLTINSPFKDLIGKQIAPEFVTMSERIVEGGFGNDKYDDEGVPVKDIHIIENGILKEIMLNREYAAKWGMEPNGHARAESYRYPPIIRMRNTIFEPGDHSFEELIEDIKFGYYVVDFRGGQAQLNSAFQVGIQEGYVIRNGEIAEPIRDTSITGVAIEALKKISAVGKDFGLEVGFCGKGQTAFVSSGGPHMRFDGGIIIG, from the coding sequence ATGGAAGCACTCGAAAAGGCCCTCCGCTGGGCTGAGGAGAACCTGAAGGCGGAGTACATAGAGCTCCGTTATGAAGACCTGAGAAAGACAACACTCGGCCTCAAAGATGGCGTTTTTACGAGCTTCACTGGAAAGCTCCACAGGGGCGTCGCAATAAGAGTTCTGGCTGATGGAGCATGGGGATTCGCCTCAACCAGCGACTTAACAAACCTAGAGAAAAAGATTGAAGAGGCCTACAAGCTAGCCAAAGCCGCAGCGCAGACCAAGAGGGAGAAGATTGAGCTGGCGGAGATAAAGCCCGTTGAGGACTTCGTGAAGAGCAAGATGAGGATCAAGCCGAGGGAAGTTGACATCGAGGAGAAGGTGAACCACCTCCGCGAGCTGGAGAAGATTCTCAAGGAAGACGAGGCCGTAAAGAGCGTCCAGATACGCTACGAAGACGGTGGAGGTAAGAAACTCCTCCTCACCAACGAGGGGACGCGGATAGAGTGGGACTACAACTACCTCTACCAGGGGACATACGTCACCGGCAAGGCCGACGGAAAGCTTGCAATGGCGAGGGACAGCATCGGCGCGGTTGACTACGGCTGGGAGCTGATGACCGAGAAGGAGCCGAACGAGAGGGTCGCCGAGAGGCTGAAGAGGAAGATGTGGAGCCAGCTCAAGGGCATTGCTCCAAAGCGCGGTGAGTGGCCCATCGTGGCCGGACCGATAGTTGTAGGCATCATAGCCCACGAGGCGCTGGGTCACCTAGCTGAGGCCGATTTGACGATAAACTCGCCCTTCAAGGACTTAATCGGCAAGCAAATCGCTCCGGAGTTCGTCACGATGAGCGAGAGGATCGTAGAGGGCGGTTTTGGAAACGACAAGTACGACGACGAGGGCGTTCCTGTCAAGGACATCCACATCATCGAGAACGGAATCCTCAAGGAAATAATGCTGAACAGGGAATACGCGGCCAAGTGGGGCATGGAGCCGAACGGACACGCAAGAGCGGAGAGCTACCGCTATCCTCCGATAATCAGGATGAGAAACACCATCTTCGAGCCCGGCGACCACTCCTTCGAGGAGCTGATAGAGGATATCAAGTTCGGCTACTACGTCGTGGACTTCCGCGGCGGCCAGGCCCAGCTCAATTCAGCATTCCAGGTTGGAATCCAAGAGGGCTACGTCATAAGGAACGGTGAGATAGCCGAGCCGATAAGGGACACCTCTATCACCGGAGTCGCCATCGAGGCTCTCAAGAAGATTTCAGCTGTGGGCAAGGACTTCGGCCTTGAAGTAGGGTTCTGCGGCAAGGGGCAGACGGCCTTCGTAAGCTCCGGCGGCCCGCACATGCGCTTTGACGGAGGAATAATCATCGGGTGA
- a CDS encoding cysteate racemase yields the protein MPERVIGILGGMGPLATSDLFRRIVEKTPAKRDQDHPRIIIYNNPKIPDRTAFILGRGEDPRPELIASAKRLEECGADFIIMPCNTAHFFSETIQRAINIPLVSMIEETARRIEEMGLRKVGLLATDGTIKGMIYHRALLKRDIHIAVPNKKDQELVMKGIYEGVKAGNLELGRELLLKVAKKLERRSEGIIAGCTEVSVALKPEDFTVPLIDPMDVIAEKAVRLALGIEDF from the coding sequence ATGCCCGAGAGGGTAATTGGAATCCTTGGTGGGATGGGGCCGCTGGCAACCTCAGATCTATTCCGCAGGATAGTCGAGAAGACTCCCGCAAAGCGCGATCAGGATCACCCGAGGATAATAATCTACAACAATCCCAAAATCCCCGATAGAACAGCCTTCATACTTGGAAGAGGGGAAGACCCAAGGCCAGAGCTCATAGCAAGCGCGAAGAGGCTGGAAGAGTGCGGTGCGGACTTTATAATAATGCCTTGCAATACCGCCCACTTCTTCTCCGAGACCATTCAGAGGGCGATAAACATCCCCCTAGTAAGCATGATAGAGGAGACTGCCAGAAGAATCGAAGAAATGGGCCTCAGAAAAGTGGGTCTCCTCGCCACCGACGGGACGATAAAGGGAATGATATACCACCGGGCGCTCCTCAAGAGGGATATCCATATAGCAGTGCCGAACAAAAAGGATCAGGAGCTCGTCATGAAGGGTATCTACGAGGGGGTCAAGGCTGGAAACCTCGAACTCGGCAGAGAACTTCTCTTGAAAGTTGCAAAGAAGCTGGAAAGGAGGAGCGAGGGCATAATAGCCGGCTGTACGGAGGTAAGCGTTGCTCTAAAGCCGGAAGACTTCACTGTCCCTCTGATAGATCCGATGGACGTGATAGCCGAGAAGGCCGTGAGGCTGGCACTTGGCATCGAGGACTTTTAA